The Fortiea contorta PCC 7126 genome has a segment encoding these proteins:
- a CDS encoding SRPBCC family protein — protein MADWLEHTVQVEVEAPIELVWSLWSDLEQMPKWMKWIDSVKIPPDNPDISLWKLNTGGLEFTWKSRILKVIPHQIIQWESIDGLPNQGAIRFYDRHGSSIVKMTVSYAIPGMIGKIMDNLFLGKAVESTIKADLERFREYALSMKVN, from the coding sequence ATGGCAGACTGGTTAGAGCATACCGTCCAGGTAGAGGTAGAAGCTCCCATAGAATTAGTTTGGAGCCTCTGGTCTGATTTAGAACAAATGCCCAAATGGATGAAATGGATTGATTCAGTAAAAATACCGCCAGATAACCCCGATATATCTCTTTGGAAACTCAATACAGGCGGTCTAGAATTTACTTGGAAATCCCGGATTCTGAAAGTGATTCCCCACCAAATCATCCAATGGGAATCAATTGATGGTTTGCCGAATCAGGGAGCGATCCGTTTTTACGATCGCCACGGCAGTAGTATAGTCAAAATGACCGTATCCTACGCCATCCCCGGCATGATCGGTAAAATTATGGATAACTTGTTCTTGGGAAAAGCAGTAGAGTCAACAATTAAAGCTGATTTAGAAAGGTTTAGAGAATATGCCTTA